A region of Pyxidicoccus parkwaysis DNA encodes the following proteins:
- the rsgA gene encoding ribosome small subunit-dependent GTPase A, translating into MSLDSLGWTPALALAFSDVLSQSSLSLVPGRVVRQARGLLSVQTAGRVLLARTAGRLLHHAPGAEALPAIGDWVALQLPAGEGEALLHAVLPRHSALVRREAGSERDGQLLAANLDVVFLVAGQDDDFNPRRLERALTLAWNSGAAPVVVLSKTDLLDDVEGRVQEVEALAPGVPVLALSAHTGDGVDALLAWLPAGKTGALLGSSGVGKSTLVNRLLGEERLATQAVREDDSRGRHTTTHRELFALPSGGLLIDGPGMREFGMWGEEEGVENAFADILALAAGCRFADCEHRSEPGCAVRAAVEEGALEAARLGSYEKLRREQAHHLRQTDPLVRKEYRRHMGSLIKSAREWGKTKRRGDS; encoded by the coding sequence GTGTCACTCGACTCTCTCGGCTGGACTCCAGCCCTCGCTCTCGCTTTCTCCGACGTCCTCTCCCAGTCCTCCCTGTCCCTCGTCCCCGGCCGCGTGGTGCGCCAGGCGCGCGGGCTGCTCTCCGTCCAGACGGCCGGGCGCGTCCTCCTCGCGCGCACCGCCGGACGGCTCCTCCACCACGCTCCCGGCGCCGAGGCCCTGCCCGCCATCGGCGACTGGGTGGCGCTCCAGCTCCCCGCCGGCGAGGGCGAGGCGCTGCTCCACGCCGTGCTCCCGCGCCACAGCGCCCTCGTGCGCCGCGAGGCGGGCAGCGAGCGCGACGGCCAGCTCCTCGCCGCCAACCTGGACGTGGTGTTCCTGGTGGCAGGGCAGGACGATGACTTCAACCCCCGCCGCCTCGAGCGGGCGCTGACGCTGGCGTGGAACAGCGGCGCGGCGCCCGTCGTCGTCCTCAGCAAGACGGACCTGCTGGACGACGTGGAGGGGCGCGTCCAGGAGGTGGAGGCGCTCGCGCCCGGCGTGCCCGTGCTCGCGTTGAGCGCGCACACGGGCGACGGCGTGGACGCGCTGCTCGCGTGGCTGCCCGCCGGGAAGACGGGCGCGCTGCTCGGCTCCTCGGGCGTGGGCAAGTCCACGCTCGTCAACCGGCTGCTGGGCGAGGAGCGCCTGGCCACGCAGGCCGTCCGCGAGGACGACAGCCGGGGCCGCCACACCACCACCCACCGTGAGCTCTTCGCGCTGCCCTCGGGCGGGCTGCTCATCGACGGCCCCGGCATGCGCGAGTTCGGCATGTGGGGCGAGGAGGAGGGCGTGGAGAACGCCTTCGCGGACATCCTCGCGCTGGCCGCCGGGTGCCGCTTCGCGGACTGCGAGCACCGGAGCGAGCCGGGCTGCGCGGTGCGCGCCGCGGTGGAGGAGGGCGCGCTGGAGGCCGCGCGGCTCGGCAGCTACGAGAAGCTGCGGCGCGAGCAGGCCCACCACCTGCGCCAGACGGACCCGCTGGTCCGGAAGGAGTACCGGCGCCACATGGGCAGCCTCATCAAGTCCGCCCGGGAGTGGGGCAAGACGAAGCGGCGCGGCGACTCCTGA